Genomic segment of Wolbachia endosymbiont (group A) of Longitarsus flavicornis:
GATCAACTGATTAAAGCAGATAGAACAGAGGTCTTTTATGCTGATAAATTGTGTAGGCTTGACTGGGAAGGTTTAAAAAAGAAATTAAAAGAGATAATCAAGAAACAACTGAAAGATAAGAAACAAGAACTGGAAAAAAATAGTGAAAAATCCTATAAGCCTGAAGATGGAGATGTTTATACAGATGACTTATCAATAATGTTTGACCGTGTTGAAATAGAAGCGTGGGGAAGTGGTGAAGCAGGTCATATACAAGGTAGTGGCTGTAAAAGTGAAAACTGCCATTCTACTGAAAGCAGAGTAGGAATGCCAGGAGATTATATTAAAGCTCAATTGGAAATTGATCCTAATTATCCTCGAATTAATATTCGAGTTACAGAGGGAGGAGGTAATCAGGAAAATAACTCCTCAGACAAGGACGGAGGACCTATTTTTATAAAAATGTGTCGTTCAGACAAACAAGATTGCAAGCCATTAATCACTGTTGCAGGGGGAGGTATGTATAGAACATATGGTCCTGAACGTACAAGTTATCGGGACACAATAATTCATGAACCGAGTTTAAAATTAGAAGAAAGGATCATAACAGCAGATGCATTGAAGTCTACTGAAGATGATAAAATAACATATATAGAAGATGGTAAAGTCAAGTATGAAACAGTAAATTGTGAAAGTAATTTTAGAAGCAATAAACCTGGTGCAGGTGGTTGCATTGATAAAAACAAAGAAATTCATGATGAAAACTCTCCAAGATATATGCAGAAAGGAATTTATGGTAAAGGCTCTCCAGGGTATGTGAAGATTAGACCTATTATGAAGGAATTTGACGAAGAAGAAATAAATGCTGCTATTAAAAAAGTAATAGAGGATCTATACGATCTTGAAACTATGACTGATTTTTGGGTAGGGGACCTTAACGTGAATATAAGAGAGATAATTGAAGAGGAAATCAAAAAAGAATTGTTAAGGTAAAAAGATATAAATTATGCTCTTGTTTTAGTAATTAATTAAAGTAAAGCATGTAGTAAATGGTGTATCTTAACAAAAAGGTATAACGAATGTAAGGAGGGAGTACTTTATGTCTCTAAAGAATAAAATTTCTGAGCTAATAGAACAACAATTTAGCATTAAATACCATGACAATTATTTGGCTTACGCTATACATAAGTGGGCTGCAAGTGAAATATCTAATTCTATTGCTTTTTGCATAATTGGTTGTGGAAATTGCAAGATTGGACATCAAGATGCTGCAAATTCATTCAACATAACAAAAGAAGAAATTGAACAAGGCAATATTGCAAGCATAGAAAGTAAAATAAAAAATGAAGCTGAAAAATCAGGTAGCGAGTTTTCTGAGTTGATCTCTAGGTTTGATCAATCGCTAAAAGAACAAAGTGGAAAGTCTATTGTACAAATTTTAGATTCATCTGCTGAGGAGATGTTACAGAGTTTTTGTGACAGCACTATATGGCAAAATAATTCTCCAGAACCTCAAGAAGTTAGTGCAACTCCTGCTTCATCTGAAGAGTCTGCTACAGAAGGTTTGGAAACTAGTGTTAGTCCAGATCCTTTTTCAACTTAATCAACCCCGTATATATGTTTTTTTTGTACCCATGCTTTACGTTTTGGGGTAGAAAGAAAACACCACTCTTCGTTGCACTTTTCTATTTTCATTACTACAAACTTGTCTATTTTCATAGTAATCTTGCTGTCTACACTCTGTTTTTGATATCCATAAGCGTCTTCTTTTACAATCGCGTAGTACTTATCACTAAGAAGATTGCCTTTTATCCATCCGCAGCCTTCATATATATCACAGACCTTTTTCCAACTCTCAAACTCTTCTATCACTTTCAGGGGCAGATTTTTGCAAGTGTATATCCATTTTACAGGATAGTGAAACCCTGGCCCCGTTCTCATGTTGATCTTATTTGATTTGGTTGAAACAAAGTTGTTAGCAAACAAGCTATGGCTAAATAATAAAAACAATAGGATAATAGTACTGAACCAAGATCCCAGTGTCACGCACTGGGATGACGTGAGTGATAGTGTAACAGATTTGTTCATCATAATTCACGATTAGATTGACATAAGATAAAGAGTAAATTAAAAATTGAATAGATCTTTAAATGCAAAATCAATGCCTATAGAAATATTAATGCCTGCTCTTTCACCGACAATGAGCAAAACTGGAGGAAAAATTGTAAAGTGGCATAAAAAAGAACAAGACAAAGTTGAAGTAGGCGACGTAATTGCTGAGATAGAGACTGATAAAGCCATAATGGAGTTTGAATCTATAGATGAAGGAGTTTTAGCAAAAATTTTAGTAACAGAAGGAACAAGTGACGTGCCTGTAAATCAACCAATAGCTTTAATGCTGGAAGAAGGAGAAGATGAAAGTGCACTTAACAACTATACTTCAACTTCCATCAATAGTGCAGTTAAAAAGGAAGTGACAAAAAGTGCTGTTGATAATCAAAAATCAGAACACCAAGATTTAAACGGAAAGCCAATAAGTCATTCTTCGGTGTCATTCCAGCGCGTGACGCTGGAATCCAACCCCTCAATGTCATCCCAGTGCTTGACACTGGGATCTAGAAAAGAAGAAGATACTAAGACAACAGAAGGTAGAATAAAAATAAGCCCATTAGCTAAGAAAATAGCTCAAAATGAAGGGGTTAATGTGCAGCAATTAAAAGGTACAGGACCATACGGTCGCATAATTAAGGCTGATGTGTTGGAGTTTTTAGGCAGTGGTATACATACTGAAAGTCCTGAGAAAGATACCATAGTTGAAGTAAGCAACATGCGCCAAGTGATAGCACAGCGCCTAACTGAATCAAAACAGAATGTTCCACATTTTTATTTAACTGTAGACTGCCAGGTTGATAAGTTAATATCGTTAAAAAACGAGATTAACTCAGCAGATGAAAACAATAAAGTAACAATCAATGACTTAATTATCAAAGCTGTGGCTTTTAGCATGAAAAAATTTCCTGATATAAATTCTTCGTGGATAGATAATAAAATACTTAAATACTCGAATGTAGATATCTCAATCGCTGTGGCACTTGAAGATGGGCTAATTACTCCTATAGTAAAAAATGCTGATAAAAAGGGTATTTTATCTATATCAAAAGAAGTGAAAGATTTAGTAAGCAGAGCAAGATCTGGAAAATTGAAACCTGAAGAGTTTCAAGGAGGAGGGTTTACTATCTCCAACTTAGGGATGTTTGGTATAAAAGCCTTCAGTGCTATAATCAATCCGCCGCAATCTTGCATTATGGCAGTTGGTGCATCTAAAAAACAACCAATTGTTATGAATGAGAAAATAGAAATAGCAGAAATAATGACAGTGACACTCTCTGTTGACCACAGGACAGTTGATGGAGCATTAGGAGCAAAATTTTTAAACACCTTCAAGCATTATATAGAGAATCCTCTGGTGATGTTTATTGAAACTGCGGTAACCTATTAGCATCGTTATTACAAAATTAATACCTCTAAGTTTATAATTCTACTAGTTAATAGGCTTAGAGGTAAAAAAATGAATACTACAGTAGAAAAAAATAATCCAAAAATTTTTCCTAAAAATGAAGGAAAGGTTAATTCAAAAGGCATGGTTGCTCCACCTGTTCCTCCGAAATCTTCCCAAGCTAAATTTGCTGGAATAAGAGCAATTTTTGAGCAAAATGCATCTCATTTCCAAGCAAATGATAGTAATAAAACAGTGAGTAGCAATCTTGGAAGAACATTTGGCCCAACAATGCGAAAACTCATGGAAGACAACATTCATGTAAATGCTAGCACTCCTAACAAACAACGCCGTGATTCAGGGGATAGTGGTATCAGTGATGTTAGTAGCAGCACTCTTGATAAAAAAGCTAAAGCTTATAATCCACTTGATTGGAATCCAATCTATCAAGGTAAAAAGCTTTTTAGTTTAGACAATATGTCAAGCAACTCGTCTTCATGCAGTGAAAAAAGTAGTATTTCAGATATAAGCGATAAGTCTAATAATTCAAACATTGTTAGATGTAATATTACTAGGAGTAACAGTAAGGAGGACCTTCATAAACCTGATGCTTCACATAATGACAAATCTGCAGGTAAAAAATTATCTAATGTCAATGTAAGCGAATTAATCAGAAAGTTTGAACAAGGTAGTGACATAGTAAAAGGGCGTTAATCAAATGTTACCCTATCCTTGTATATGCAAAGGTAGGGTATCTTTTTAAAATATTATGTCCTTTATAGCTTTGTTAATTTTTGACTCCCTCTCTGCAAAAGCAGTTTCTAAAGAGGTTCTAAGTTTTTTCCATTCTTCTTGACCATTTATGTGGGTTAAAATTAAAGATTTATATTCATTTTCAATTTTTTCCAATGCTCTTTGATATGAAAAACCTAATTCCTCATATATATCAATATTTATCGATTGCAGTATTACCAAAAATGAAAACAAATTCGGATCAGGTAATTCTTTTCTTGTGTGATTCAGAAGACACAGCTTTATTTTTTTTACGCAGTATTCTATTGTTTTTAACGATAGTGACAGGCTTTCTGCATAAAATATAAAACTATCTACAATCAAATTTTTTGACTTTTTCGGTAATTTAATATTTTCAAATAGTTCTTTTGTAAATTTTTCTATCGGTTGTTTTGGCAAATGTAAAGAGAGATCAGTAAAAGATTTTAGGTCAAAATTTGGTCCAAGTATTGTGCTGATTGCTCTTTGTACATTACTCTTATCTTTACTTACAGAAATAATGAAAACCAGCCCCTCCACATCAAGCATATACTTTATAGATTCCAAAAAATCAACAACGAATTTAGGACGGCACACATCAAGATTATCCACCATTATATAAATGTTTTTGTCTTTTCTGATTTTATTAACCACATCCGCTAACTGTGTTTTAAAATCTCTAGTACTCTCTTTTCTTCTTTGGAGAAGACTTAATTCACTCAAGACAAAACCTATGTCTTTTTTATCAGCCTCTTTTGCAGCGTCAAGAAATACTGAAAGCATAGCAAGTGGAGATTTACTGATCAGCTTTCCTATTGTGTTTAGAGAAAATAGTTCTTGGTTTATGTTCTTGAACTGTTGTATAACGCTTCTTTTTACTTCATACGATGCAAATAAATCTTCAAATAGAAAATTTAAAAAAGAAGGAAGTGGTTGATCCAGTGCATTGATATCCCATGCACTATAATAAGCTGCAATTTCATTTTGCTGTTTTAACTCTTTTACCCATTCTTTCAAAAAAAACGTCTTGCCCCATCCGTCATATCCTTCCAAAGATATTATTGTAAAAGACTGATCAATTGTTTTAATTATAGTGTTGAATTTACCTGAAAATTGCTTATAGTTTAGACGGTCATTTTCCCAAGCCACCACTTTAAGTGGTGGTGCTGTTTCTTTCTTCTTGAACGTTATTAACGATACAAGTTTTTTAAAGCACATACCTTATTTTATATTTAACTCATATTCTTGTCTTGAAGTAAGTGCTATCCTCAGCGTTCCTTCATCTAGGTAGTCAATTTCTCCGCCCATTGGTATGCCGCAAGCAAGACGTGATATTTTCACATTCAAGTTTTTTAGCAATTCAATTATATATTGTGCAGTAACTTGGCCCTCTAATGTCGGATTAATTGCGATAATT
This window contains:
- a CDS encoding pyruvate dehydrogenase complex dihydrolipoamide acetyltransferase — protein: MPIEILMPALSPTMSKTGGKIVKWHKKEQDKVEVGDVIAEIETDKAIMEFESIDEGVLAKILVTEGTSDVPVNQPIALMLEEGEDESALNNYTSTSINSAVKKEVTKSAVDNQKSEHQDLNGKPISHSSVSFQRVTLESNPSMSSQCLTLGSRKEEDTKTTEGRIKISPLAKKIAQNEGVNVQQLKGTGPYGRIIKADVLEFLGSGIHTESPEKDTIVEVSNMRQVIAQRLTESKQNVPHFYLTVDCQVDKLISLKNEINSADENNKVTINDLIIKAVAFSMKKFPDINSSWIDNKILKYSNVDISIAVALEDGLITPIVKNADKKGILSISKEVKDLVSRARSGKLKPEEFQGGGFTISNLGMFGIKAFSAIINPPQSCIMAVGASKKQPIVMNEKIEIAEIMTVTLSVDHRTVDGALGAKFLNTFKHYIENPLVMFIETAVTY
- a CDS encoding SH3 domain-containing protein codes for the protein MMNKSVTLSLTSSQCVTLGSWFSTIILLFLLFSHSLFANNFVSTKSNKINMRTGPGFHYPVKWIYTCKNLPLKVIEEFESWKKVCDIYEGCGWIKGNLLSDKYYAIVKEDAYGYQKQSVDSKITMKIDKFVVMKIEKCNEEWCFLSTPKRKAWVQKKHIYGVD
- a CDS encoding P-loop NTPase fold protein, yielding MCFKKLVSLITFKKKETAPPLKVVAWENDRLNYKQFSGKFNTIIKTIDQSFTIISLEGYDGWGKTFFLKEWVKELKQQNEIAAYYSAWDINALDQPLPSFLNFLFEDLFASYEVKRSVIQQFKNINQELFSLNTIGKLISKSPLAMLSVFLDAAKEADKKDIGFVLSELSLLQRRKESTRDFKTQLADVVNKIRKDKNIYIMVDNLDVCRPKFVVDFLESIKYMLDVEGLVFIISVSKDKSNVQRAISTILGPNFDLKSFTDLSLHLPKQPIEKFTKELFENIKLPKKSKNLIVDSFIFYAESLSLSLKTIEYCVKKIKLCLLNHTRKELPDPNLFSFLVILQSINIDIYEELGFSYQRALEKIENEYKSLILTHINGQEEWKKLRTSLETAFAERESKINKAIKDIIF